From the genome of Nasonia vitripennis strain AsymCx chromosome 1, Nvit_psr_1.1, whole genome shotgun sequence, one region includes:
- the LOC100120079 gene encoding uncharacterized protein LOC100120079 isoform X1: MDFSVKVTAETGPDHHRDGDRQTDVASSALCNLFISKVESEQQQQQQQQQQQQQSPTQQSGAEGSHPCPACPTVLSSSRELTHHLRGHNSPRSTTDCSGEEVDYACGVCHKVLSSASSLDRHVLVHSGERPFKCKYCEMAFTTNGNMNRHLRTAHRTASPSHSCTDSEASSDSERPLNKRRLVQDEYNNNDVAKRNSPELLVSSQAKRRCPDYADEADSQRRHKILLGNARSEIRGGYSDSTAPPDGLLGCAVCGLHDFAAAEQLEAHMERQHPDVPARCESCSLGFKNNRALILHRFMLHLGEGARKRLRNSVVGFNDLTFVDFSSDKFPTIARAVCEQSLHRPATGKAYQCSKCLRAFPCRSALDAHETDCGRAGEQQPLLQDQSGRDDFFAGLDLQNNAIPETKEQGKDLADIQSIINNTAGPILQTLNRDDACTPDNCKIKLSFGSSGSSGTPCSESYHEEEAQDAFAAEFRKMKMKGEFPCRLCSAVFPNLRALKGHNRAHMGVGPGMPYPCNMCPYSSTDKQTLTRHLRSHNGDRPYECSLCNYAFTTKANCERHVRNRHGKLSREEIKSVLIYHPSEDSTNDGSLERASPRGPSHVRDEVRKTLVYPSERDELPISQYPQAGELRIKDEAKLRQPGLPGLHAIGSHELFPRPPQQPLELTYRGDERQLAESEVKEEDLDSRSSDGSVSLVSEAKTDAAHQRIQASPMDLKKSSNPVSQAEDAPLDLSMDVLDLSRKAKAAAAAAAALKAEGANGENLKTQEGKDLYNTTNQLLLTQALLKAGQTQQPSSLEAFYANAQMLYRNFGTFPAAAAGILQPYLFNPHLFGQDYAMKDRMQKELIRGLQTSGGSLVEPQAPSYGAAAFPQQSGRQPDQNNSGYANLMSSAKLISKSLTPSSRDKNLDGNSQSSNSVKMVIKNGVLMPKQKQRRYRTERPFTCEHCSARFTLRSNMERHIKQQHPQHWSQRPRGGHSTRGRPPANPPTLLQNLQGSSHHHAQQQSQSYSGLMPKLGQQVPPGDYGKHAISDQVKYAILASQLKGGSKPEENDSDEELVIDEENEKEHREPTERTLSLLRGKLEANIESKGSEDVDTKEVRVKEKIKQEIDSHIEHKNDEHDVLNTKERDDESDEEEDDDEVTSIVPEAMVKTELRDLKEDQEDLASVSEILDNASQHYQHFQSQYMSDEEGLVASTSDCNQSGSDEKSDSVNSANSGHSSCSKKKKKKMKKKKKKKSAYSMAPNRVICPYCERPFPWTSSLRRHILTHTGQKPFQCMHCSLLFTTKSNCDRHLLRKHKNKIEKLRRTRSTSSPELQEPPSINNNSSQFAMRNVPERPYKCNQCPSSTFSTLGNLKKHKSSKHQYQQRHTGPKSRPDSPCSEPQHSPQDCSPAQNEAQVQDESVHPTQQCNVQECAEPQDCHKQQQQGTDQSGYESQSSGVSDNMAENLADRLEGMSSTPIADPAKNGINNNNNNNNASRKNSPTSSPGPNNSGNSSANNSEAAPFKCHLCDSGFSERNDCLEHIKDNHERSYEMLVAKGALEMDFDGADEPMPPQPPPPPQNPSDGEGRRFPDYSNRKVVCAFCMRRFWSAEDLRRHMRTHTGERPFSCDICCRRFTLKHSMLRHRKKCESCVDSSMYVGTSGDEDTGMSQPPTITPRSQQHSSQMAQQQQRTSLPQVASVATADAAPSGLMRFNPYEKLTTLTGKLTAGVSPSVDAGDNSDNSDLISNLLGIGDKNLIDRVLQSSVDDAAKLLGVKAHHE, encoded by the exons ATGGATTTCTCCGTGAAAG TGACAGCCGAGACTGGACCTGATCATCACCGCGACGGCGATAGGCAAACGGATGTTGCATCATCGGCACTG TGCAACCTTTTCATTTCCAAGGTCGAgtcagagcagcagcagcagcagcagcagcagcagcagcagcagcaaagccCCACACAGCAGTCAGGAGCAGAAGGAAGCCACCCGTGTCCAGCCTGTCCGACGGTGCTGTCGAGTTCTCGGGAGCTGACGCACCACCTGCGCGGCCACAACTCGCCCCGAAGCACGACCGACTGCAGCGGCGAGGAGGTCGACTACGCCTGCGGCGTCTGCCACAAGGTCCTCAGCTCGGCCAGCTCCCTCGACCGACACGTACTCGTGCACTCCGGCGAGCGGCCCTTCAAGTGCAAGTACTGTGAAATGGCCTTCACGACCAACGGCAACATGAACAGGCACCTGAGGACGGCCCACAGGACGGCCTCGCCGTCCCACAGCTGCACCGACTCCGAGGCCAGCAGCGACTCCGAGCGACCGCTCAACAAGCGCAGACTCGTGCAGGACGAGTACAACAACAACGACGTCGCCAAGCGCAACTCGCCCGAGCTCCTCGTCTCCTCCCAGGCGAAGCGCCGCTGCCCGGACTACGCCGACGAGGCCGACAGCCAGCGCAGGCACAAGATCCTGCTGGGCAACGCCAGGAGCGAGATCCGCGGCGGCTACTCTGACTCTACCGCGCCGCCCGACGGGCTCCTCGGCTGCGCCGTCTGCGGCCTCCATGACTTCGCCGCGGCCGAACAGCTCGAGGCCCACATGGAGCGCCAGCACCCGGACGTGCCGGCCAGGTGCGAGAGCTGCAGCCTTGGCTTCAAGAACAATAGGGCGCTCATCCTCCACCGCTTCATGCTCCACTTGGGCGAGGGTGCCCGCAAGCGCCTGCGCAACTCCGTCGTCGGATTCAACGACCTCACATTCGTCGACTTCTCTTCCGATAAGTTCCCCACCATCGCCCGGGCCGTCTGCGAGCAGTCGCTGCACCGGCCAGCCACCGGCAAGGCCTACCAGTGCTCCAAGTGCCTGCGGGCCTTCCCCTGCCGCTCGGCCCTCGACGCCCACGAGACCGACTGCGGCAGGGCCGGCGAGCagcagccgctgctgcaggaCCAGTCGGGCCGCGACGACTTCTTCGCCGGGCTGGACCTGCAGAACAATGCCATCCCCGAGACCAAGGAACAGGGCAAGGACCTCGCCGACATCCAGAGCATCATCAACAACACCGCCGGACCGATCCTCCAGACCCTCAACCGCGACGACGCCTGCACGCCCGACAACTGCAAGATCAAGCTGAGCTTCGGCTCGTCCGGCTCCTCGGGCACGCCCTGCTCCGAGTCCTACCACGAGGAGGAGGCCCAGGACGCATTTGCCGCCGAATTTCGCAAGATGAAGATGAAGGGCGAGTTCCCGTGCCGGCTCTGCAGCGCCGTGTTCCCCAATCTGCGCGCCCTCAAGGGCCACAACCGCGCCCACATGGGCGTGGGACCGGGCATGCCCTATCCCTGCAACATGTGTCCCTACAGCAGTACCGATAAGCAGACCCTTACAAGGCACCTCAGGTCGCACAACGGCGACCGGCCCTACGAATGCTCGCTCTGCAACTACGCCTTCACCACCAAGGCCAACTGCGAGCGGCACGTGAGGAACCGGCACGGCAAGCTCTCACGCGAGGAGATCAAGAGCGTGCTCATCTACCACCCCAGCGAGGACTCCACCAACGACGGCAGCCTCGAGCGAGCCTCGCCCCGGGGACCCTCGCACGTGCGCGACGAGGTGCGCAAGACCCTGGTCTACCCCAGCGAGCGAGACGAGCTGCCGATCAGCCAGTATCCCCAGGCCGGCGAGCTGAGGATCAAGGACGAGGCCAAGCTCAGGCAGCCAGGACTGCCGGGACTCCACGCCATCGGCAGCCACGAGCTCTTCCCCAGGCCACCCCAGCAGCCCCTCGAGCTGACCTACCGCGGCGACGAGCGGCAGCTAGCCGAGAGCGAGGTCAAGGAGGAGGACCTCGACTCGAGGTCGTCGGACGGCAGCGTGTCTCTAGTCAGCGAAGCCAAAACGGACGCCGCACACCAAAGAATTCAGGCCAGTCCCATGGACCTGAAGAAGTCGAGCAACCCTGTCTCCCAGGCCGAAGATGCGCCGCTCGACCTCAGCATGGACGTGCTGGACCTCAGCCGCAAGGCCAAGGCtgccgcagccgccgccgcggctctCAAGGCCGAAGGAGCCAACGGCGAGAATTTGAAAACGCAGGAGGGCAAGGACCTCTACAACACGACCAATCAGCTACTGCTGACCCAAGCTCTGCTCAAGGCCGGACAGACCCAGCAGCCCTCCTCGCTCGAAGCATTCTACGCCAATGCTCAAATGCTCTACCGGAACTTTGGAACGTTCCCCGCGGCGGCCGCCGGTATCCTCCAGCCGTACCTCTTCAACCCGCACCTCTTCGGCCAGGACTACGCCATGAAGGACAGGATGCAGAAGGAGCTGATCCGCGGACTCCAGACCAGCGGGGGTAGCCTCGTGGAGCCCCAGGCTCCGAGCTACGGCGCCGCTGCCTTCCCCCAGCAGAGCGGCCGTCAGCCGGACCAGAACAACTCCGGCTACGCCAATCTCATGTCCTCCGCCAAGCTCATCAGCAAGAGCTTGACGCCGTCGTCCAGGGACAAGAACCTGGACGGCAACTCGCAGTCGTCCAACTCCGTGAAGATGGTGATCAAGAACGGCGTGCTCATGCCCAAGCAGAAGCAGCGACGCTACAGAACCGAGCGTCCCTTCACCTGCGAGCACTGCTCGGCCAGGTTCACCCTGCGTAGCAACATGGAGCGACACATTAAGCAGCAGCACCCTCAGCACTGGAGCCAGAGACCCAGGGGCGGACACTCGACCCGAGGCAGACCGCCGGCGAATCCGCCGACGCTTCTACAGAACCTCCAGGGCAGCTCGCACCATCACGCCCAGCAGCAGTCCCAGTCCTACAGTGGACTAATGCCGAAGCTCGGACAGCAAGTCCCTCCCGGTGACTACGGCAAGCACGCCATATCCGACCAGGTCAAGTACGCCATCTTGGCCTCGCAGCTGAAGGGCGGCAGCAAGCCCGAGGAGAACGACTCCGACGAGGAGCTCGTCATCGATGAAGAGAATGAGAAGGAGCACAGAGAACCCACCGAGAGGACGCTCAGTCTGCTCCGGGGCAAACTCGAGGCCAACATCGAGAGCAAGGGCAGCGAGGACGTGGACACGAAGGAGGTCAGGGTCAAGGAGAAGATCAAGCAGGAGATCGACAGCCACATCGAGCACAAGAACGACGAGCACGACGTGCTCAACACCAAAGAGCGGGACGACGAGTCCGATGAGGAGGAGGATGACGACGAGGTCACCTCAATCGTACCCGAGGCCATGGTCAAGACCGAGCTGCGCGATCTCAAGGAGGACCAGGAGGATCTGGCCAGCGTGTCCGAGATCCTGGACAACGCTTCCCAGCACTACCAGCACTTCCAGTCGCAGTACATGAGCGACGAGGAGGGCCTGGTTGCCTCGACGAGCGACTGCAACCAGTCGGGCAGCGACGAGAAGTCCGACTCGGTCAACTCGGCCAACTCCGGACACTCGTCCTgctcgaagaagaagaagaagaagatgaagaaaaagaagaagaagaagtccgCTTACTCGATGGCCCCCAACCGAGTGATCTGCCCGTACTGCGAGCGTCCTTTCCCCTGGACCTCCTCGCTGCGCCGTCACATTCTCACGCATACGGGCCAGAAGCCCTTCCAGTGCATGCACTGTTCCCTTCTCTTTACCACTAAGTCCAACTGCGATCGTCACCTGCTGCGCAAGCACAAGAACAAGATCGAGAAGCTGCGCAGAACCCGCAGCACCTCGTCGCCGGAGCTCCAGGAGCCACCGAgcatcaacaacaacagcagccaGTTCGCCATGAGGAACGTGCCCGAGCGGCCCTACAAGTGCAACCAGTGCCCCAGCTCGACCTTCTCAACCCTCGGCAATCTCAAGAAACACAAGTCCTCGAAGCACCAGTACCAGCAGCGCCATACAGGCCCGAAATCGCGTCCGGACTCGCCCTGCAGCGAACCCCAGCACAGTCCCCAGGACTGCAGTCCAGCTCAGAACGAGGCTCAAGTCCAGGACGAGTCCGTCCACCCGACCCAGCAGTGCAACGTCCAGGAGTGCGCCGAGCCTCAGGACTGCCataaacagcagcagcaaggtACCGACCAGAGCGGCTACGAGAGCCAGTCGTCCGGGGTCTCTGATAACATGGCCGAGAACCTGGCCGACCGCCTCGAGGGTATGAGCTCCACGCCGATCGCCGATCCAGCCAAGAACggcatcaacaacaacaacaacaacaacaacgcaTCCAGGAAGAACTCGCCTACTTCGTCGCCGGGACCCAACAACAGCGGCAACAGCAGCGCCAACAACTCCGAAGCTGCGCCTTTCAAGTGCCACCTCTGCGACAGCGGCTTCTCCGAGAGGAACGACTGCCTCGAGCACATCAAGGACAACCACGAGCGCTCCTACGAGATGCTCGTCGCCAAGGGTGCCCTGGAAATGGACTTTGACGGTGCCGACGAGCCCATGCCACCGCAGCCACCACCGCCACCCCAGAACCCTAGCGATGGCGAGGGCAGGCGGTTCCCCGACTACAGCAACAGAAAG GTCGTCTGCGCCTTCTGCATGCGTCGCTTCTGGTCGGCCGAGGACCTCCGTCGCCACATGCGCACCCACACGGGCGAACGCCCGTTCTCATGCGACATCTGCTGCCGGCGCTTCACCCTGAAGCACAGCATGCTTCGCCACCGCAAGAAATGCGAGTCGTGCGTCGACTCCAGCATGTACGTGGGCACGAGCGGCGACGAGGACACGGGCATGAGCCAACCGCCCACGATAACGCCTCGCTCTCAGCAACACTCGTCCCAGATggcgcagcaacagcagcgcacCTCACTACCCCAGGTCGCGAGCGTCGCCACTGCCGACGCTGCGCCCAGTGGACTCATGCGCTTCAATCCTTACGAGAAGCTGACCACCCTCACGGGTAAACTCACCGCCGGTGTTTCTCCAAGCGTCGACGCCGGCGACAACAGCGACAACAGCGATCTCATCTCCAACCTACTCGGCATCGGGGACAAGAACTTGATCGACCGGGTACTTCAATCCTCGGTGGACGACGCCGCCAAGCTTCTGGGTGTCAAGGCACACCACGAATGA
- the LOC100120079 gene encoding uncharacterized protein LOC100120079 isoform X3, translating into MDFSVKVTAETGPDHHRDGDRQTDVASSALVESEQQQQQQQQQQQQQSPTQQSGAEGSHPCPACPTVLSSSRELTHHLRGHNSPRSTTDCSGEEVDYACGVCHKVLSSASSLDRHVLVHSGERPFKCKYCEMAFTTNGNMNRHLRTAHRTASPSHSCTDSEASSDSERPLNKRRLVQDEYNNNDVAKRNSPELLVSSQAKRRCPDYADEADSQRRHKILLGNARSEIRGGYSDSTAPPDGLLGCAVCGLHDFAAAEQLEAHMERQHPDVPARCESCSLGFKNNRALILHRFMLHLGEGARKRLRNSVVGFNDLTFVDFSSDKFPTIARAVCEQSLHRPATGKAYQCSKCLRAFPCRSALDAHETDCGRAGEQQPLLQDQSGRDDFFAGLDLQNNAIPETKEQGKDLADIQSIINNTAGPILQTLNRDDACTPDNCKIKLSFGSSGSSGTPCSESYHEEEAQDAFAAEFRKMKMKGEFPCRLCSAVFPNLRALKGHNRAHMGVGPGMPYPCNMCPYSSTDKQTLTRHLRSHNGDRPYECSLCNYAFTTKANCERHVRNRHGKLSREEIKSVLIYHPSEDSTNDGSLERASPRGPSHVRDEVRKTLVYPSERDELPISQYPQAGELRIKDEAKLRQPGLPGLHAIGSHELFPRPPQQPLELTYRGDERQLAESEVKEEDLDSRSSDGSVSLVSEAKTDAAHQRIQASPMDLKKSSNPVSQAEDAPLDLSMDVLDLSRKAKAAAAAAAALKAEGANGENLKTQEGKDLYNTTNQLLLTQALLKAGQTQQPSSLEAFYANAQMLYRNFGTFPAAAAGILQPYLFNPHLFGQDYAMKDRMQKELIRGLQTSGGSLVEPQAPSYGAAAFPQQSGRQPDQNNSGYANLMSSAKLISKSLTPSSRDKNLDGNSQSSNSVKMVIKNGVLMPKQKQRRYRTERPFTCEHCSARFTLRSNMERHIKQQHPQHWSQRPRGGHSTRGRPPANPPTLLQNLQGSSHHHAQQQSQSYSGLMPKLGQQVPPGDYGKHAISDQVKYAILASQLKGGSKPEENDSDEELVIDEENEKEHREPTERTLSLLRGKLEANIESKGSEDVDTKEVRVKEKIKQEIDSHIEHKNDEHDVLNTKERDDESDEEEDDDEVTSIVPEAMVKTELRDLKEDQEDLASVSEILDNASQHYQHFQSQYMSDEEGLVASTSDCNQSGSDEKSDSVNSANSGHSSCSKKKKKKMKKKKKKKSAYSMAPNRVICPYCERPFPWTSSLRRHILTHTGQKPFQCMHCSLLFTTKSNCDRHLLRKHKNKIEKLRRTRSTSSPELQEPPSINNNSSQFAMRNVPERPYKCNQCPSSTFSTLGNLKKHKSSKHQYQQRHTGPKSRPDSPCSEPQHSPQDCSPAQNEAQVQDESVHPTQQCNVQECAEPQDCHKQQQQGTDQSGYESQSSGVSDNMAENLADRLEGMSSTPIADPAKNGINNNNNNNNASRKNSPTSSPGPNNSGNSSANNSEAAPFKCHLCDSGFSERNDCLEHIKDNHERSYEMLVAKGALEMDFDGADEPMPPQPPPPPQNPSDGEGRRFPDYSNRKVVCAFCMRRFWSAEDLRRHMRTHTGERPFSCDICCRRFTLKHSMLRHRKKCESCVDSSMYVGTSGDEDTGMSQPPTITPRSQQHSSQMAQQQQRTSLPQVASVATADAAPSGLMRFNPYEKLTTLTGKLTAGVSPSVDAGDNSDNSDLISNLLGIGDKNLIDRVLQSSVDDAAKLLGVKAHHE; encoded by the exons ATGGATTTCTCCGTGAAAG TGACAGCCGAGACTGGACCTGATCATCACCGCGACGGCGATAGGCAAACGGATGTTGCATCATCGGCACTG GTCGAgtcagagcagcagcagcagcagcagcagcagcagcagcagcagcaaagccCCACACAGCAGTCAGGAGCAGAAGGAAGCCACCCGTGTCCAGCCTGTCCGACGGTGCTGTCGAGTTCTCGGGAGCTGACGCACCACCTGCGCGGCCACAACTCGCCCCGAAGCACGACCGACTGCAGCGGCGAGGAGGTCGACTACGCCTGCGGCGTCTGCCACAAGGTCCTCAGCTCGGCCAGCTCCCTCGACCGACACGTACTCGTGCACTCCGGCGAGCGGCCCTTCAAGTGCAAGTACTGTGAAATGGCCTTCACGACCAACGGCAACATGAACAGGCACCTGAGGACGGCCCACAGGACGGCCTCGCCGTCCCACAGCTGCACCGACTCCGAGGCCAGCAGCGACTCCGAGCGACCGCTCAACAAGCGCAGACTCGTGCAGGACGAGTACAACAACAACGACGTCGCCAAGCGCAACTCGCCCGAGCTCCTCGTCTCCTCCCAGGCGAAGCGCCGCTGCCCGGACTACGCCGACGAGGCCGACAGCCAGCGCAGGCACAAGATCCTGCTGGGCAACGCCAGGAGCGAGATCCGCGGCGGCTACTCTGACTCTACCGCGCCGCCCGACGGGCTCCTCGGCTGCGCCGTCTGCGGCCTCCATGACTTCGCCGCGGCCGAACAGCTCGAGGCCCACATGGAGCGCCAGCACCCGGACGTGCCGGCCAGGTGCGAGAGCTGCAGCCTTGGCTTCAAGAACAATAGGGCGCTCATCCTCCACCGCTTCATGCTCCACTTGGGCGAGGGTGCCCGCAAGCGCCTGCGCAACTCCGTCGTCGGATTCAACGACCTCACATTCGTCGACTTCTCTTCCGATAAGTTCCCCACCATCGCCCGGGCCGTCTGCGAGCAGTCGCTGCACCGGCCAGCCACCGGCAAGGCCTACCAGTGCTCCAAGTGCCTGCGGGCCTTCCCCTGCCGCTCGGCCCTCGACGCCCACGAGACCGACTGCGGCAGGGCCGGCGAGCagcagccgctgctgcaggaCCAGTCGGGCCGCGACGACTTCTTCGCCGGGCTGGACCTGCAGAACAATGCCATCCCCGAGACCAAGGAACAGGGCAAGGACCTCGCCGACATCCAGAGCATCATCAACAACACCGCCGGACCGATCCTCCAGACCCTCAACCGCGACGACGCCTGCACGCCCGACAACTGCAAGATCAAGCTGAGCTTCGGCTCGTCCGGCTCCTCGGGCACGCCCTGCTCCGAGTCCTACCACGAGGAGGAGGCCCAGGACGCATTTGCCGCCGAATTTCGCAAGATGAAGATGAAGGGCGAGTTCCCGTGCCGGCTCTGCAGCGCCGTGTTCCCCAATCTGCGCGCCCTCAAGGGCCACAACCGCGCCCACATGGGCGTGGGACCGGGCATGCCCTATCCCTGCAACATGTGTCCCTACAGCAGTACCGATAAGCAGACCCTTACAAGGCACCTCAGGTCGCACAACGGCGACCGGCCCTACGAATGCTCGCTCTGCAACTACGCCTTCACCACCAAGGCCAACTGCGAGCGGCACGTGAGGAACCGGCACGGCAAGCTCTCACGCGAGGAGATCAAGAGCGTGCTCATCTACCACCCCAGCGAGGACTCCACCAACGACGGCAGCCTCGAGCGAGCCTCGCCCCGGGGACCCTCGCACGTGCGCGACGAGGTGCGCAAGACCCTGGTCTACCCCAGCGAGCGAGACGAGCTGCCGATCAGCCAGTATCCCCAGGCCGGCGAGCTGAGGATCAAGGACGAGGCCAAGCTCAGGCAGCCAGGACTGCCGGGACTCCACGCCATCGGCAGCCACGAGCTCTTCCCCAGGCCACCCCAGCAGCCCCTCGAGCTGACCTACCGCGGCGACGAGCGGCAGCTAGCCGAGAGCGAGGTCAAGGAGGAGGACCTCGACTCGAGGTCGTCGGACGGCAGCGTGTCTCTAGTCAGCGAAGCCAAAACGGACGCCGCACACCAAAGAATTCAGGCCAGTCCCATGGACCTGAAGAAGTCGAGCAACCCTGTCTCCCAGGCCGAAGATGCGCCGCTCGACCTCAGCATGGACGTGCTGGACCTCAGCCGCAAGGCCAAGGCtgccgcagccgccgccgcggctctCAAGGCCGAAGGAGCCAACGGCGAGAATTTGAAAACGCAGGAGGGCAAGGACCTCTACAACACGACCAATCAGCTACTGCTGACCCAAGCTCTGCTCAAGGCCGGACAGACCCAGCAGCCCTCCTCGCTCGAAGCATTCTACGCCAATGCTCAAATGCTCTACCGGAACTTTGGAACGTTCCCCGCGGCGGCCGCCGGTATCCTCCAGCCGTACCTCTTCAACCCGCACCTCTTCGGCCAGGACTACGCCATGAAGGACAGGATGCAGAAGGAGCTGATCCGCGGACTCCAGACCAGCGGGGGTAGCCTCGTGGAGCCCCAGGCTCCGAGCTACGGCGCCGCTGCCTTCCCCCAGCAGAGCGGCCGTCAGCCGGACCAGAACAACTCCGGCTACGCCAATCTCATGTCCTCCGCCAAGCTCATCAGCAAGAGCTTGACGCCGTCGTCCAGGGACAAGAACCTGGACGGCAACTCGCAGTCGTCCAACTCCGTGAAGATGGTGATCAAGAACGGCGTGCTCATGCCCAAGCAGAAGCAGCGACGCTACAGAACCGAGCGTCCCTTCACCTGCGAGCACTGCTCGGCCAGGTTCACCCTGCGTAGCAACATGGAGCGACACATTAAGCAGCAGCACCCTCAGCACTGGAGCCAGAGACCCAGGGGCGGACACTCGACCCGAGGCAGACCGCCGGCGAATCCGCCGACGCTTCTACAGAACCTCCAGGGCAGCTCGCACCATCACGCCCAGCAGCAGTCCCAGTCCTACAGTGGACTAATGCCGAAGCTCGGACAGCAAGTCCCTCCCGGTGACTACGGCAAGCACGCCATATCCGACCAGGTCAAGTACGCCATCTTGGCCTCGCAGCTGAAGGGCGGCAGCAAGCCCGAGGAGAACGACTCCGACGAGGAGCTCGTCATCGATGAAGAGAATGAGAAGGAGCACAGAGAACCCACCGAGAGGACGCTCAGTCTGCTCCGGGGCAAACTCGAGGCCAACATCGAGAGCAAGGGCAGCGAGGACGTGGACACGAAGGAGGTCAGGGTCAAGGAGAAGATCAAGCAGGAGATCGACAGCCACATCGAGCACAAGAACGACGAGCACGACGTGCTCAACACCAAAGAGCGGGACGACGAGTCCGATGAGGAGGAGGATGACGACGAGGTCACCTCAATCGTACCCGAGGCCATGGTCAAGACCGAGCTGCGCGATCTCAAGGAGGACCAGGAGGATCTGGCCAGCGTGTCCGAGATCCTGGACAACGCTTCCCAGCACTACCAGCACTTCCAGTCGCAGTACATGAGCGACGAGGAGGGCCTGGTTGCCTCGACGAGCGACTGCAACCAGTCGGGCAGCGACGAGAAGTCCGACTCGGTCAACTCGGCCAACTCCGGACACTCGTCCTgctcgaagaagaagaagaagaagatgaagaaaaagaagaagaagaagtccgCTTACTCGATGGCCCCCAACCGAGTGATCTGCCCGTACTGCGAGCGTCCTTTCCCCTGGACCTCCTCGCTGCGCCGTCACATTCTCACGCATACGGGCCAGAAGCCCTTCCAGTGCATGCACTGTTCCCTTCTCTTTACCACTAAGTCCAACTGCGATCGTCACCTGCTGCGCAAGCACAAGAACAAGATCGAGAAGCTGCGCAGAACCCGCAGCACCTCGTCGCCGGAGCTCCAGGAGCCACCGAgcatcaacaacaacagcagccaGTTCGCCATGAGGAACGTGCCCGAGCGGCCCTACAAGTGCAACCAGTGCCCCAGCTCGACCTTCTCAACCCTCGGCAATCTCAAGAAACACAAGTCCTCGAAGCACCAGTACCAGCAGCGCCATACAGGCCCGAAATCGCGTCCGGACTCGCCCTGCAGCGAACCCCAGCACAGTCCCCAGGACTGCAGTCCAGCTCAGAACGAGGCTCAAGTCCAGGACGAGTCCGTCCACCCGACCCAGCAGTGCAACGTCCAGGAGTGCGCCGAGCCTCAGGACTGCCataaacagcagcagcaaggtACCGACCAGAGCGGCTACGAGAGCCAGTCGTCCGGGGTCTCTGATAACATGGCCGAGAACCTGGCCGACCGCCTCGAGGGTATGAGCTCCACGCCGATCGCCGATCCAGCCAAGAACggcatcaacaacaacaacaacaacaacaacgcaTCCAGGAAGAACTCGCCTACTTCGTCGCCGGGACCCAACAACAGCGGCAACAGCAGCGCCAACAACTCCGAAGCTGCGCCTTTCAAGTGCCACCTCTGCGACAGCGGCTTCTCCGAGAGGAACGACTGCCTCGAGCACATCAAGGACAACCACGAGCGCTCCTACGAGATGCTCGTCGCCAAGGGTGCCCTGGAAATGGACTTTGACGGTGCCGACGAGCCCATGCCACCGCAGCCACCACCGCCACCCCAGAACCCTAGCGATGGCGAGGGCAGGCGGTTCCCCGACTACAGCAACAGAAAG GTCGTCTGCGCCTTCTGCATGCGTCGCTTCTGGTCGGCCGAGGACCTCCGTCGCCACATGCGCACCCACACGGGCGAACGCCCGTTCTCATGCGACATCTGCTGCCGGCGCTTCACCCTGAAGCACAGCATGCTTCGCCACCGCAAGAAATGCGAGTCGTGCGTCGACTCCAGCATGTACGTGGGCACGAGCGGCGACGAGGACACGGGCATGAGCCAACCGCCCACGATAACGCCTCGCTCTCAGCAACACTCGTCCCAGATggcgcagcaacagcagcgcacCTCACTACCCCAGGTCGCGAGCGTCGCCACTGCCGACGCTGCGCCCAGTGGACTCATGCGCTTCAATCCTTACGAGAAGCTGACCACCCTCACGGGTAAACTCACCGCCGGTGTTTCTCCAAGCGTCGACGCCGGCGACAACAGCGACAACAGCGATCTCATCTCCAACCTACTCGGCATCGGGGACAAGAACTTGATCGACCGGGTACTTCAATCCTCGGTGGACGACGCCGCCAAGCTTCTGGGTGTCAAGGCACACCACGAATGA